The following nucleotide sequence is from Trifolium pratense cultivar HEN17-A07 linkage group LG2, ARS_RC_1.1, whole genome shotgun sequence.
aaaaaaaaaggacacaCACGCGCGAACTTGTATCATTGTCTCATCATTTGTCGTTTGTACGTTCATGCATGCGATGATTTTGGAGTTATACGTTTGTTAGCGGTGGTTAGACTtccttgataaaaaaaaaagacacgtACGAACTTGTATCATTGTCtgattttcaaatataattgataCGCGCGAACTTGTATCATTCtctatttccatttttttttataggatcgAACTAGAGACTTCCATCTTGATAGTATCTTCGTATACTTTTTCACCCTATGGTCTATATAATAACCCGTGAAAAATATAGTTGCAAATCTGATAAAATACAAGTTTAAGatcaaaatccaaaatcaaTAATAACAAGAAAAATCATATGTAAATAACAACTTAAGAATTAAATACGATAAACAAAGAAAAGTATTATGGACTTATTTAAAAGAGAAATGTTTTTGTgacatttgtttattttgattgGGATTGgagtaaataataaaacaataaaattcatgtaatttaaattttcaagttCATtggaattaattgattaatttttataaaagggATACAACAagaagtaaaaagaaaaagaaaaaacaatggGAAAAATAGCTTAGCAACGAAATTGGAGTAAAGTGATTAACTTGAAAAATGATACATTGTATAATTGTAGTTCAGTTGGTTGTTACTTGTTACAGAGGATATCATTAGAGAGATTAACTATCCAATTTTAGTGAATAGTCAAGACTATTTTAGtgcattataatataaatcttcTGATGTCAAATGctctaaattttcatttttgtaattGCGAATAAAGTTTAAAACGTATTTTTCGAACTTTTAGTTTAATATCATATTTAAGTATTTAACGGCAAAAAAAAGTTCGAAGTGAAATTCTCTGGAtttacatttttgcccttgcGAATAAAGTTTGAAATGTATTTTCCGAAgtttaaatatcatttttacTGACAAAAACAAATTCGAAAAATACATTCCAAACTTTATTCGTAAGGGCAAAAATGTAAGTTCAGGCAAAAATGTAACTTCAAAGCTTTTCCATAAAAATTGTGGCATTATTTGCTTTAACACAAGGCTGAACAATGAGGAAAGAAACTCATTGTTGAGGGAATCAGGGTGTTATGGTATTGTCCCATTGCTAAATTTAGAACCTAATTGAGCTTTTTCATCAACAGTTTGCTAAATTTAGAACctaatttaactttttcatctttggttGAGCAAACCTGTTTTCACTTTACGAAATTCACTAAACAAAGATATCTAGCAAAAAGTAAACTTTCTAATTCTAAAAACATTATACTTTGTACCTAAAATATAAGTTAAACAACAATATACAacattgtcaaaaaataaaaataaaaaacagcgGATATGCTGAATATTTTCTCTCGAATTCAAATTCGCCTCACAAATGGTGAGTGAGTTTTAGATAGTGTTTACTATTTGTCTacagacaaaaaataaataaccataaaattatactcaaattgattttaatttaaagttaaaattcGTAACTTTTGATTGATAATTGATCTTAACACCCAAATTTATTGTTTAACTGACTTTTGcatgaacatatttaaacaTAAATGATAAATTACTTTAtcttattgtcaaaaaataaattactttatCTGTAACTCgctttttgataaaattaattcacTCAAAAGCAATTATTATCTcctcaaatcaaacaaatatcTGTTTTATAGGTGGAGTTAAATTTAGGAGTTAAAACTAATTTTCAAAGTGTCGCAATGAACTTAGCTTAATTGAtaaggacattgcattatatatataaaaacttaGCTTAATTGGTaaggacattacattatatatccAAGGAGTGAAATTCAAAcaagacactccacttattcaccttaaaagtaaaatttctaactactaggttacttgacccaaaaaaataGTTCTAAGgatataaaatttattgattttgacatttagTTGCTCTcaagtaaaattgattttatcttcaaaattgattttaagttagAACTAGAACTCGTAGCTATTGATTCTTGAATTAATTGAGCTCACTTTTAGGCAAAATAAATTCACTTAAAATCAATTAATGTCAcagaaaatcaaatattgtcCCAGTTAAAACCAGTCATTTTATGTTATACCACCAATTTTAGACATCACATATTCACAGGCAAGGTTACAAAGTAAACGACAAGAACCATTCAAAGCTAGCTACTAGAGATTGTTGTTACAAATATGAACCCTTAACACGATACCTATGCCACAAAAATGCACGGAGTGTAACGTTATCATTTAAAAGTACAATACATaaagacaaagaaaaaagagaaaagagaatATGCCTCCCTCGTTTAGAGAAAAAAGTTAACAAGCTGGCACACTTCACTCATTTATGCGTACGTACCACACAAAAGATGAAATCCAAAACAGATCCTACCTTCCTCAACACAATGTCATTACATTACATATTAAtcaaaaaaacaactaaatcAAACAGATTAATATGTTAAAACATCATACACCATAATGAACTTGAAGTTAGGTCAATGGCATTTAACAAATGATGTAAGATAAGAATCCTTAACAACCAATATGTATTTTGCCTGATGTAAGCAGAGCATAAGTATAGGAAAAATCATTCACAACAGGACAAACAGAAATCACACCGCTCATCTAAAGGTTCACACAACTGACATCATGTATATCTCCTCCGAGGGCTCCTGGAGCGCCGCTGAGGTGCTCTGCAAAATGACAAAGTTGCAAATACTCAAATGCTAAACTCTGACAAATTTATACAATAAATGTCGAGAAAACATCCCTAAATTTTCCACCCATTTGAAGTTCTGACCAACTGTTTTAATTTACAATGGGGTGTTTGTATAAGGGGAAGAAGCTTAGCAATAGCATTTAGCATCTGCTTAGCGCAACTGAAAGGGGGAGAGGGGGCTTATAATAAACAAGTTGAAAGTTGGAATACAAATGTATAAATGCTAGTACAGGACAATACACCTTATCTTCATTTTTCAATCTATTGAAAAGGAGAAAACATAATATCCATTTTAATTTCTGATGAAGCCAATCAACAATGAAGTGGAATATGTTTTACAAACTTTTAAGAAGGTTGTCTATGTTGgcaaaaataaattctacaaTAGGACACCACATGTTTAAATATTTCAGGACCATAGTACAAAACAACAATGTAGAAATAGGTGTAGATCATTGGATTTAAACAGGGTGGTTGAAAGGAAGAAGTAGCTCATATGTTTTATGTGAAAAAACAATACTGCTCAAGATAATAACTATTAGACCAACAATATTGTATGGACGGAGTGTTGAACAATAAAAAACCAATGCGAACGTTAACCAAGTGTAGAAGGGATTCAAATGTTGTGTTGGATGTGTGGAAAGACTGGAATGGGTAGGATTAGGGATGATATCATTAGAGAGTTGAGTAGAACTTATTGTAGAAAAGATGGTAAAATCTCAAATTAGGTGATTTTGACATGTGCAGAGGAGGGATTAGGATCCTTTAAAGTTTTGAGTGCAATTCAAATTAGAGAATAAACCGAGTAATATCAACTGTTGATTAACAAAGGGCAATCCAATTGCTAGAGGCGGGAGAAGGCCAAGAAAAACTACTAACAACTTTCAAAACAGATCCAGATGCCAATGAATTGGTTATAAGCATGAAATATGATAACAAACCATATTGTGGTTTGATCCATGTAGCTAACCCCACCTTGTGGGATAAGACTCGGTTGTTGTAATAGGAAATATCAACTCAAATAAATGATGTAAAACTCAGACCAACACTGGATGGAACTTAGTTAAAGATTAATGTAGTGAAATAGCATACTACCCTGCTGACACAAAAACATACCTGGCATTCTTTCTTTTAACTGACTCGTTAATAGGTCCACTGCTGAAAGCCCAATCAACATAAATGGTTTGCGTAAGAAGCTCAGATCCATTCAGATTCTCTATTGCATTCCGAGCTTCCTCAGAACGCTCATATTCAATCAGTGCATAaccctaaaaataaaatcaaaacactTATCAGTATAGAAACCAAAATCTTCACGTGATAGAGTGGCAGATACAAAAATGAGCAAGAGTTGCTGAATAAAGTTACAATAAAAGAAGAGACAATCTGCAGTTTCGGATGCTCATTTTGAAACATCAATCGATGCTGTATGAACATAGAAACAGAAGTGGCAGAAAATTTACCTACACAAGGATCAACCCTATTTACAAAATTACAAGCACTTTACAAAAGAGtcttaatttttcttaataaaaaaataagatgaaatcAAAGCAGGGAAAGTGGCAAATAAGAGTTAAAGCGGCGTCATAAAAGTATAAAACGTAAAAGAAAAGACGATATAGCCTACACACAGTTACTAGTTAGGATTGTATATTTCTTCAACTACATCCAATAAAAATCAAGACTGCGTTAATTTATACATAAGAGTTAGAGcaacataaatttgaaaaggaaaaaaaaaaatactataatggAGTGCAGTTGGTGGTGGGTCatgttataaataaagtttgtatCCATGAGAAACAAATCAACAACCAACTGCTCCCCCTAAGTAACAGCTTAGGGCCAATGATTTATTGTGTGCAGCGGAGCAGAATTCATGCCATGACTGTGACATGAAATGGAAAGTTAAGCCCACCTAACGATGAAATCATATGAGATGAAAACTTCTGTTAAGGTCAAATCATTCGGGAGTACCCTAGCTAGAACAAACTTTGGTGGCACTATAATTATCTCTCAACCCAACTCAGGATCATGGTTAACAGTGAACCCAATGGATATGAATTTCAAGTCTGTTTCACCATATCTACTTTGGATGAAATGAATCCCATCTTGAATCTCAGTTCACTATAATGATTCTCAATTCATTGCATAGCTTGCTTGTCATTTGATTTTTGATACATAACTTAAATCTTAAATTATTGACgttcatatatgatatatcagcTCTTAATTTTGCTATGCCACTTAGATGTatttaaaaatgtaatttttattgacCATGTATCTTATGATTCATAACAAGATTTGATTCACAATTCGGAAAATAATCACGATTTGATACCATGCTCCAATTTATAACTTAACTAAATACAATCCATGAAACTAGTCAATTTAATGAACGAGTTGTAATGCACAAGAATGATtattatataacaaaaacaacatagtgagtgaaaaatgaatgaaagagCATTAGTTACATACTTTGACAAAACCAGTACGGCGATCAAGATTCAAGTGAAGATTCTTAATCTCTCCATATTCACCAAAAGCATTTTGCAAATCATCATCTTGAGCTTCCTCATGAACACCAGTCACCAAAATAATCCATCCTTCAATAGCTACATAATCAAAATTCAACATTCACATCAATAATAAcctaaaatcaaaatcataaaaaacaacaattaaattgaaaattggaGAAAACACTAACATCTCTGAGGTCCAGGACCACCCTCAGCAGTAAGAGTATCAAATTCAGAACCAGTGAGACGAGAGGTACGATTAGCGGCGGAATCAGAATCCTGACGGAAACCACGACCTTTGGTCTTTTTAGGAGCGGAGAGAGTTGAAGAAGCGGTTATGGCGGATTTGAGTTTGGGATGTGGAGGAGATGCATCGGCGTCAGGAGCATTATCTTCGTCCATCAAGTCATCATCCTCCGGCTCGAAATCCAAAGCTTCTCCGTCGGCGGCGCTCATCGTCGCTGAAAACGCAAAAAACGAAGCAAAATTAGGTTCGGTGATTATGTTGTGGCAAAATTGAAGAAATATTAGGTTAGGTTTTAGGCTAGGAGTTACGAACCTGGTGATGGAAGAATGAGAGAATGAGGAAGAAAGGGTTCAGCTAGGGTTCCAATTTCCGTTCGTTTGAATTACGATTTACAACGAGtgataataatcgtaataaagtAATTGAAAATATTCTACACTATTCgaataattcaaattaatttataatttctgtgtcattttttttaagtaagaaaatcaataaaaaaattggccaccaattttaggtttttgttttttttttacgaacgAGGACCGAAGACCCAACAAGaaactaaaaaattgaatgaatatTTCTATGCATGTAAGTTAtagaaaaatcatcaaaataaaattacggAGCTCACTAGGAGGAGTCTTCATTCTAACACAAATTGACGAATCTAATGAGATGCTAATGTTAGCAAGCCAATCATTACAACGATTATCCTCTCTCCAAGTATGACAAAACTTGACACGCCAATTCAAAGCCAACAATTTCAAATACACCACACTAATGAAGGAACCGCTCAGTTGAACTTGCAATTATCCGTAATCATATTAATCATAATTTTGAAGTCACTAATGAGTTGTGGAATACGCTCCCTCCAAGCCTAGATACATGCCCCACAACTCAGCGTAAAAGgcgccacacacacacagatCTTTTTAACGTAGCCTTTCACCTATCTCCCATTAGAGTTTCGAAAAAGACCGCCACAACCTGACGACTCTAC
It contains:
- the LOC123908069 gene encoding RNA-binding protein Y14, coding for MSAADGEALDFEPEDDDLMDEDNAPDADASPPHPKLKSAITASSTLSAPKKTKGRGFRQDSDSAANRTSRLTGSEFDTLTAEGGPGPQRSIEGWIILVTGVHEEAQDDDLQNAFGEYGEIKNLHLNLDRRTGFVKGYALIEYERSEEARNAIENLNGSELLTQTIYVDWAFSSGPINESVKRKNARAPQRRSRSPRRRYT